In the Trichoderma atroviride chromosome 4, complete sequence genome, AGACGATCGACAAACAGCTTAGCGTCCAATTACAACAAAACCAATGCGGCATCAACTCTCGCCCAACAACGCGAATCATTTTTTTTCGACGCACTCACCACATCTCTCCCAAAATACAACGCTGAttgacgagatggaggaggagtTGAAAGCCATCAGCTCAGAGCTGGCCGCATCTATCCGCCGCGAGATTGACCTGGAAGATCTGGCCGACAGGCTCCAAGAGCAAATTGCAAACAACCCCCAGGCAGCTGGTAGTAAAAGGACAAGCGATTACTTTTCCGACTCTGGTCAAAGCACAGTAAAACTCAACGAGTCTGCTGACCAGGGCAGAGATGAAATCGAAAAGGTGCAGAGGAAGGCAGAGCAGGAAAAGGCGTCTCTTCGCCTGGAGTTGACGGCCAAATTacaagatgaaagagagaggcgAAAAGAGCTTGACCAGAAGATTAGGCAGTTGCAAGAGAGGGCTTCTGAAGTGGACGTTGTTGAGATCAATAATATTGACGCCAGTGAGCGGATCCAGGAACTAGAAAACACTTGTGAAGATCTAAGGCGAAAGCTATCAGAGGAGCGCCAGTCCAAGACTAACTTTGAGGACCTGCTATCTGCTCTCAAGGGGCAACTTCGAGACGCCTGCGACGAGCGAGATAACCTTCGTGACGAGGTCATCCCGGAGCTCAAGGCGCGAGTGGAAGGTCTCGAGTCGGAGGCTGCCGAGTATGCCAACCTGACTTATGAGTCTTCCAGGATGCAGCAGGAGCTCTCCACCTTGAAGCGTGAAAACAGCTCACTTCGCAATTCCATGGCCAGTGGCATTGAAGATCTGCCCACCAAGCGAATGTCGGTTGTAGGCTTGTCTGGCTTGTCCAGCTTGTCCAGGTCGAATTCAATGGGTCTCTCACGGTCCAACTCAGTAGCTACCGGTTCTATGCGCCGTGGGCCTTCCGGTCTTGGTGGTGGTCTGAAAAGGTCTGATAGCGTCAAGAACACAGCCACGACAGAGCCTCGAGAGGTTCTGATTGAGCGACTGAAAGATGTGGAAGCTCAACGCGACGCTCTTCATAGCGCCCTCAAGAGCCTCTTGGAGCGCCAAGAGTTCCAGAACCGAGAAtaccagaagaagattcgCGCTCTCGAGACCGAACGCCAGCGGCTCACCACCGTCTCGCCAAGAAAGGCCGGGTTTGAGAAGGACATGGGAAAGCTGCGGACGGAGATCAATCTCCTACGACGACGCGCCGAAGACGCCCTCGAGCAGAAGTGGCAGGTTGAAAAGGGCCTTGGTGGTCTCAAAATCGATCTTGATCGGGCCGTTGAGGAGATTGCGTCCCTGCGCAGCGTGCTGGAGGCAAATGACATTCTGATCCCACCTGCTCCCGCCCGCCTGAGCGGCTCAAGCGATACCCTGCGAGAGCCGGTCACGTCCGAGTCTCTTCGAACTGCCTACGAAGAGCTACAAGCTGCGTACGCCGAATCCCTGGAGCGTATCCGTCAGCTGGAAGCCGACACTGCGGATGAGGAGACCCAAGAGGCTATGCAGCGCCTGGAACGATCCCTGTCTGCGGCAGTTCTGGAGCGCGATGCCGCCAGAAGGGAAATTGGCCAGCAAAAGGCCCAGATCGACCTGCTCGCCGCCAGCGAGTCTCAGTCGATGGCGGCCGACGCCACCTTGGCGCAACAGCTCAAAGAGTCTGCGGATCTCATTGAGCAGCTCACAGCCCAAGTTCGCCAGCAGCTGGACACTAACGCTGAACTCCGAGAGCGTCTCGAAGCTGCCGTTGCAAGAGGGGAGTCGGACCGTAAGACCAACTCGCAGCGTATCTCGGAGCTCCAAGAGCGCCTTCGAGTCATGGAGGATCAGGTCGTTGCCGCCCAGTCCGCTTCAGAGGACCGCATCGTGCGCCACGAGGAGGAGATTACCACGCTACGTGAGGCGCATAACGAGCAGCTGCGTCGCCTTCAGACTGATCCCG is a window encoding:
- a CDS encoding uncharacterized protein (EggNog:ENOG41), whose translation is MRHQLSPNNANHFFSTHSPHLSQNTTLIDEMEEELKAISSELAASIRREIDLEDLADRLQEQIANNPQAAGSKRTSDYFSDSGQSTVKLNESADQGRDEIEKVQRKAEQEKASLRLELTAKLQDERERRKELDQKIRQLQERASEVDVVEINNIDASERIQELENTCEDLRRKLSEERQSKTNFEDLLSALKGQLRDACDERDNLRDEVIPELKARVEGLESEAAEYANLTYESSRMQQELSTLKRENSSLRNSMASGIEDLPTKRMSVVGLSGLSSLSRSNSMGLSRSNSVATGSMRRGPSGLGGGLKRSDSVKNTATTEPREVLIERLKDVEAQRDALHSALKSLLERQEFQNREYQKKIRALETERQRLTTVSPRKAGFEKDMGKLRTEINLLRRRAEDALEQKWQVEKGLGGLKIDLDRAVEEIASLRSVLEANDILIPPAPARLSGSSDTLREPVTSESLRTAYEELQAAYAESLERIRQLEADTADEETQEAMQRLERSLSAAVLERDAARREIGQQKAQIDLLAASESQSMAADATLAQQLKESADLIEQLTAQVRQQLDTNAELRERLEAAVARGESDRKTNSQRISELQERLRVMEDQVVAAQSASEDRIVRHEEEITTLREAHNEQLRRLQTDPVDGSSNRSGPKPLLSTRPPAKSLEEEADMKTLRVRVLELEKALVDAEDEMQEVVSRMNMAQVEVLNLQEDREAAVRETRRLEELLKKGQAKAGFGGFFSSRS